A DNA window from Arachis duranensis cultivar V14167 chromosome 3, aradu.V14167.gnm2.J7QH, whole genome shotgun sequence contains the following coding sequences:
- the LOC107479503 gene encoding uncharacterized protein LOC107479503 codes for MLYRNEHINDLVCHICGESRYNQAPTTDDNEDDFALPNKVHKVAAKTLRYFPLIPRHKRLFMCPNTAEALRWHDEQRLKDGCIRHTADGEAWKKLDSRYSNFSKELRNLRLGSASDGFNSFRTMNVLHSTWPVVLMVYNFPPWMSMKSEYCMLSLLIPGPCSPGNNIDVFLQPLIEELRELWVAGIDTYDSFKNETFQMHAALLWTINDFSAYAMLSGWSTKGKLAYPCCKNDTSFCYLKYSQKIVYMDHRRFLPVDHAWRSNKRSFNGKTELKDPPRMLTGEKVLDMLKLVDNAFGKTQNKIKGQWKKRSIFFELPYWHHYMIRHNLDVMHIEKNVVDSIVGTLLDIPGKTKDHAKAHYDLKEMDI; via the coding sequence ATGCTGTATCGGAATGAGCACATAAATGACTTAGTTTGCCATATCTGTGGAGAGTCTCGATATAATCAGGCTCCTACTACGGACGACAACGAAGATGACTTTGCGCTTCCGAATAAAGTTCATAAGGTTGCTGCAAAAACCTTAAGATACTTTCCCTTAATACCAAGGCATAAAAGGCTTTTTATGTGCCCAAACACAGCAGAGGCGTTGAGGTGGCATGATGAGCAGCGTTTGAAAGACGGTTGCATAAGGCACACTGCTGATGGCGAAGCATGGAAGAAGTTGGACAGTCGGTACTCAAACTTTTCAAAAGAACTTCGCAATTTGAGGCTTGGTTCGGCAAGTGATGGTTTTAATTCTTTTCGAACTATGAATGTGTTACATAGCACCTGGCCAGTTGTCTTAATGGTGTACAATTTTCCCCCTTGGATGTCCATGAAGTCAGAATATTGCATGCTTTCTTTACTCATACCTGGACCTTGTTCACCAGGAAATAATATTGATGTTTTTTTGCAACCATTGATCGAAGAGCTAAGGGAGCTATGGGTGGCAGGGATAGATACATATGattcttttaaaaatgaaaCTTTTCAAATGCATGCCGCACTTCTTTGGACAATCAATGATTTTTCAGCATATGCGATGCTATCCGGTTGGAGTACCAAAGGGAAGTTGGCTTACCCTTGTTGTAAAAATGACActtctttttgttatttgaaatATAGCCAAAAGATAGTTTACATGGATCATAGAAGATTTTTGCCAGTTGATCATGCATGGCGGTCTAACAAGAGATCTTTTAATggaaaaacagaattaaagGATCCACCACGAATGTTAACAGGTGAAAAGGTTCTAGATATGCTAAAGTTAGTAGATAATGCTTTTGGGAAGAcgcaaaacaaaattaaaggcCAATGGAAAAAACGATCAATCTTTTTTGAGTTACCATATTGGCATCATTATATGATTAGGCACAACCTTGATGTGATGCATATCGAAAAAAACGTAGTCGATAGTATAGTTGGTACCTTATTGGATATTCCTGGAAAAACAAAGGATCATGCAAAGGCTCATTATGATCTTAAGGAGATGGACATTTGA